From a single Mus musculus strain C57BL/6J chromosome 12, GRCm38.p6 C57BL/6J genomic region:
- the Ferd3l gene encoding fer3-like protein: protein MAAYPESCLDATVLNFVADLSLASPRHPLLCEFPPGVPFGDRTLGYREGRPGRLSQFDERYQEVEGDEVEYEDPEEEEEEGEGRGRVASLLGRPKRKRVITYAQRQAANIRERKRMFNLNEAFDQLRRKVPTFAYEKRLSRIETLRLAIVYISFMTELLQSKEEKEAS from the coding sequence ATGGCCGCCTATCCAGAGAGCTGCTTGGATGCTACCGTGCTGAACTTCGTAGCAGATCTCTCTCTGGCCTCTCCCAGACACCCTCTTCTCTGCGAGTTCCCACCTGGGGTCCCTTTTGGGGACCGAACACTGGGGTACAGAGAGGGAAGACCTGGGAGACTGTCGCAGTTTGATGAAAGATATCAGGAAGTAGAGGGGGACGAAGTGGAATATGAGGacccagaagaggaggaagaggagggagaggggcgcGGCAGAGTAGCATCCTTGCTGGGCCGccccaaaagaaaaagagttaTTACTTATGCCCAGCGCCAGGCCGCCAACATTCGCGAGAGGAAGAGGATGTTCAACCTAAACGAGGCCTTCGACCAGCTGCGCAGAAAGGTACCCACCTTCGCTTATGAGAAGAGACTGTCGAGGATCGAGACCCTCCGCTTGGCCATCGTCTACATTTCCTTCATGACCGAGCTCCTGCAGagcaaggaggaaaaggaggccaGCTGA